The following is a genomic window from candidate division KSB1 bacterium.
GGGAAGCGGCGGCTGGATAAAGCTGAACGCGGTCATGCAGTCGGATGCATTGAGCGCACGCGACAGCCTGTACGTCATGAGCTATACCCCGGTACCGGCATATATTACCCTCACGCCGGATACTGTGATTCTGACCCCCGGCGATTCTGTACGATTCAGCGCCCTGTGCACCGATCAGTACGGACAGCAGCAGCGTACGCCGTTTGACTGGGAAGCGGAGGGAGGCAGTATTGATGAAACCGGACTGTTTACCGCCGGGGAGCAATCCGGTGAGTATCAGGTGCAGGTGAGCGTCCCGGACCAATCCGTGCAGCAGAGCGCAGTGGTGATCATCAGCTCGGATGTGCGGGTGGAACAACCGGATGAGATTCCGCGGGACTATTGTCTGTATCCGGCCTCCCCCAATCCGTTCAATCCGGTGACCACCTTGAGCTTTAGCGTGCCGGAACCAGCCCGGGTGACCCTGCACATTTATAACATCCGCGGACAGCGGCTCTGGTCGCATCAACCAAAAGTCGAGGCCGGCCGCCACCAGCTGCGCTGGCAGGCCCGCGACGACCAGGGCCGGCCTTTGAGCTCGGGACTCTATATCCTCGAACTGCGCGCCGGTGATTCATTTCGCCAGGTACAGAAACTGCTATTGGTGCGGTGAGATCGATAAAGACAGCGCTTTAAATGTGTAACAACTATTTCTGTTTTGGACACCTGTGCTTCATGTTCAATTGATATGTTTAATCGGTTAAAAGTTGAATTGTTAAAAGAAATATTGTTTTTCAGATAAAAACAGAATCATTTTATGTTGTTTCATTATAAACCCGTTCAGGAGGGGGAGGTCTCCCCCTCGCTGCAGCCAGGCTGCCCGCCTCTTGGCAATACTGCCGGCAGTTGATAGTCTGAGCAGGGCGGGCACCGCCTCGCTAAACCGGCCTCACCATCGCGGTGCGATCGAATTACGCAGTGGATGCTACAAGTTTCAATCCCGCACCCCCGCGGGCCGGTTTACCGTCCGTCTGAGAAACGCCGGCCGGCCGCTCGGCTGCCTGTCTTCCGCTCCCCCCTCTGTTTTCACAACGTGCCGGGTGGGATTGTCAGTGCGTCAGAATCATACCCTTGTCGTACAATTTTCAATGGTGCGACAAATGAAAGGAGCAGAGTACAGTTTTTTTTCAATTGTTGCCGATCTCAGTCATTTTTTTACCGTACCCTGTTTCAGAGCGTCCACAATAGGGGGTAAGGTCATCTTAAAACTTGAGCCCTTGATACTTTATTTCTTGCATCTATACAAAAAAATCAATAAAACAAGTAAATCAAACTCAAAAAAGCGGGGCAGTCTTTGGGGTTGAACACATCCACACGGCAGAACCAGCCGAAACGCCTCAATCAGGTGAGGGGAGCGCTGCGCGCGAGCCATTACAGTTTGCGGACTGTGCGAACGTATATCAGTTGGATAATAAAGTTTGTTAAATATCATAATCTTAAACAGGCTTGTAGCGCGATCAAATTTTTGTATCGCAACACGCTTGATAGGTTGATCACCCGCATTTGCACTGCCTGGTTACCGGAGGCGGATTATCCAATGACGGCTCTCGTTCAACCCGCGCAAGACGAATCAGAAATGTCATGTTTTTATACATGTGAATGTGATATCGGATTTGTTCAAAAAGAAATTTATGGCGTATCTAAATGAGGCCTGGCAAGAGGATAGATTAGGGTTTTATGGCAAGATTCAGTACTTGAAACATGAGAACTCGTTCAAATTATTCAAGAAAAAGCTGTACAAGAAAAAGTGGATTACGTTTTGCAAAGATGTTTATCGCGATCCTGAACGAGTGATTGATTATCTGGGCCGCTATACGCACCGGGTTGCGATCAGCAATTACCGGTTTATCAACCACCATAGAGGTATAAAATAATGTTTTCGGTGTCACAATTTCAAAAAAAATAGTCGGGGGCCATTGGAGATGTACGTTTTGGCGAGTTTTATTGAATGTGAAAAGAAAAAAAGAGAATGAAAATAGATAAATTTTTGAAAATTGTTTCTATAATCCATGAAATTGAGCAAAAGAGCAAAACTTTTAACACTATGATACTGGATAGAGATAGGTATAGACCGCGGCATCGTTCAACCGGTATTTTATCCAGCATTGAGCTTGTTTGTTTGACCATTTATAACTTTGTAATCAACCCTGGAAGAGCCGCAGTTATGTGCGGTTTTTTCCGGGCTCAACGCAGGATAAAATACTTGATGTTAGCTGTAATTAAAATAATTATTGACAATGTATACACATTAGCGTTATATTAATACATGATTATTTGGGATCAAAATAAGAGTGTTAAACTTAAACTTGAAAGGAATATTATTTTTGAACAAATAGCCGAGATGATCCTTGAAGAAGAATATATCGATATTTTAGAACACACTAAAAGGAAGAATCAAAAAATATTTATTATTGAAATTAATAATTATATACACGCAGTACCATTTATCATTGACGAAGAAGATAATATTGTACTAAAAACCGCATATCCAAGTAGAAAATTACAAAAAAAATACAGAGGTAAAAAATGAAACTAGATAAATTTGAAAAAGATATTGAAGATAATATTTCTGAATATAAACCTGTATCTGCAAAAAGTAAAAAAAAGATTGATTCGATTATTAGGAAATCAAAAGAGAAAAAGAGTATAAACTTACGAATTAACAATTATGATTTAGAATTATTAAAACAAAAGGCAGAACAGGAAGGCATTCCATATCAGACATTGATTTCAAGCATCCTGCACAAGTATCTTACCGATCAGTTAATTGAACAAAAGGATATTATAAAAAGTGTTCAAATTTTAAAATATGGCAGCTAACCTGTTAATGCAATGGATTTTGCCTCGCAACCTTACAACTAAAATTGACAGTACCGTTTGAGGCAAAACCATTGATTATCATGTTTGACGAAACCGCTTCGCGGTAGCCTGTAAATAAAAAGATTGTTCTTTGACAACTGAAGACCTGTTGTAATGATCCTGATGTTGATGTAGATTCACTTACCATTAACATTATCAAAGGAGGATCATTCACAGCTCGTTGAACAAATGAAAATGGATTTGTCTCTGATGAGTTACAGTCCCAAAACGATACTTGCTTATACTTGTCATGTCGTTTTCTGGAGGCGATTGGAAAACCTGCTGAATCGGTAACAACCGATGATATCAGACGCTATCTGTATGATATGAAAACGGTCAGAAAATGCAGTCAGGCCAATCTTAAACAGGCTTGTAGCGCGATCAAATTTTTGTATCGCAACACGCTTGATAGGTTGATCACCCGCATTTGCACTGCCTGGTTACCGGGGGCGGATTATCCAATGACGGCTCTCGTTCAACCCGCGCAAGACGAATCAGAAACGTCATGTTTTTATACATGTGAATGTGATATCGGATTTGTTCAAAAAGAAATTTATGGCGTGTCTAAATGAGGCCTGGCAAGAGGATAAATCAGGGTTTCATGGCAAGATTCAGTACTTGAAACATGAGAACTCGTTCAAATCATTCAATAAAATCAGTGAAAAAGAGCAAAAAGGTAATATTTTCAACACTATGATATTGGATAGAGATAGGCATAGACCGCGGCATCGTTCAACCGGTATTTTATCCAGCATTGAGCTTGTTTGTTTGACAATTTATAACTTTGTAATCAACCTGGAAGAACCGCAGTCATGTGCGGTTTTTTCCGGGCTCAACACAGGATAAAATACTTGATGTTAGAAAGCTGATAAGATCAATCCTTAAATAAGAAAAATATTGACAAAGCGTACCAAAAGTGGTACATTTCAATTATGACAGATTTATTCCGTTTAAAAGTAGTCTTTTATAAGACTGGATCCGGAAATGAACCAGTAAGAGAATGGCTTCAAGATTTGACTCGTGCGGAAAAGAAAAATATCGGTGAAGATATAAAAACAATACAGTTTGGGTGGCCTTTGGGAATGCCACTAATTCGCAAATTGGATAGTGACTTGTGGGAAATTCGCAGTCATCTAAAAAACAGAACAGCCCGAGTCTTGTTTACTATTATTAATGATAACATGATCCTCCTTCACGGATTTGTCAAAAAAACTCAAAAAACCCCAAAACAAGATATCCAATTAGCAAGGAAAAGAATTCAAGATATTAGGAGTGAATAACGAATGGAAAACAAATATATCGGCAGCGATTTTGATGATTTTTTGGAACAAGAAGGATTATTCGCAGAGGTCGAGGCAAATGCAATAAAAAGAGCAATCGCATGTCATCTTGCAGAATTAATGCAAAAGGAGAATATTTCAAAAACGGATATGGCAAAACGAATGAATACAAGCCGTTCATCAATTGATAGATTACTTGATCCGCGTAATGAATCAGTAACCCTTCAAACTTTGGAGCGAGCTGCTTTAGCTCTAGGCAAACGGCTGGAAATTAAATTCGTCGGCGCTCAGCGGTCACTTTTCTAACATCGGTTTCAACCTGACAAAACCGCCGTGCTTCAATTCAAGTATAGCTGAGATTTTAAATTCTGTGCATTGTATCATTTTTAGTGTAGCGGTTTTGCAGGTTAAACCAGGGTTATCAGAATAAATAAACATATTAACGCTTGACATTAATAACGGGATGTGTTATTATATTATATGATAAAGTCTTTCAAATGCAAAGAAACTGAAAAAATATATTATAGGCAATATTCGAAAAAATTACCAGCTGAGATTCAAAGAATAGCAATGAAAAATTATGGATGATTGATGCTTCTCCTGATCTTAATTCATTACATAGCCCTCCATCCAAGCATCTTGAGTTATTAAAAGGTAAAAGAAAGAGACAATATAGTATCCGAATAAACCAACAGTGGAGAATAACCTTTAGAGGGGAGAAAGGAAATGCATTTGATGTCGAAATTGTTGATTATCATTAGGAGGATATAAATAATGAATACAAAAAAAATACCGCCCATACACCCCGGAGAAATATTAAAAGAAGAGTTCCTTGATCCTATGGGTATCACACAATATCGTTTAGCAAAAGATATAAATGTACCACCACGTCGAATAAATGAAATTGTACACTGCAAACGTTCAGTAACTGCAGATACAGCTCTTAGACTTGGCAGATATTTCAGTCTGTCACCGCAA
Proteins encoded in this region:
- a CDS encoding toxin — its product is MIIWDQNKSVKLKLERNIIFEQIAEMILEEEYIDILEHTKRKNQKIFIIEINNYIHAVPFIIDEEDNIVLKTAYPSRKLQKKYRGKK
- a CDS encoding CopG family antitoxin, yielding MKLDKFEKDIEDNISEYKPVSAKSKKKIDSIIRKSKEKKSINLRINNYDLELLKQKAEQEGIPYQTLISSILHKYLTDQLIEQKDIIKSVQILKYGS
- a CDS encoding type II toxin-antitoxin system RelE/ParE family toxin encodes the protein MTDLFRLKVVFYKTGSGNEPVREWLQDLTRAEKKNIGEDIKTIQFGWPLGMPLIRKLDSDLWEIRSHLKNRTARVLFTIINDNMILLHGFVKKTQKTPKQDIQLARKRIQDIRSE
- a CDS encoding helix-turn-helix transcriptional regulator translates to MENKYIGSDFDDFLEQEGLFAEVEANAIKRAIACHLAELMQKENISKTDMAKRMNTSRSSIDRLLDPRNESVTLQTLERAALALGKRLEIKFVGAQRSLF
- a CDS encoding HigA family addiction module antitoxin, with the translated sequence MNTKKIPPIHPGEILKEEFLDPMGITQYRLAKDINVPPRRINEIVHCKRSVTADTALRLGRYFSLSPQFWTNLQAHYDLEIESDNLGKRLKEEVKVYSKAV